The proteins below come from a single Eucalyptus grandis isolate ANBG69807.140 chromosome 3, ASM1654582v1, whole genome shotgun sequence genomic window:
- the LOC104436620 gene encoding uncharacterized protein LOC104436620 gives MRISLSLVLFLLFSLLVDSSDLPDVPARPVSRAHAELTAYGFPIGLLPADVRGYSINATSGDFAVDLHGPCRLTLPPDNYLAAYSEKITGKIVRGRIAGLEGIRVRALFRWWSITGIKSSGENLVFEVAGVSAKYPSKNFDEAPACEGGKRSSS, from the coding sequence atgagaatctctctctctctcgtgcttttcctcctcttctcgcTCCTCGTCGATTCCTCGGACCTCCCGGACGTCCCGGCCCGGCCCGTCTCCAGGGCCCACGCGGAGCTGACCGCCTACGGCTTCCCGATCGGCCTCCTGCCCGCCGACGTCCGGGGCTACTCCATCAACGCCACCTCCGGCGACTTCGCCGTCGACCTCCACGGCCCGTGCCGCCTCACGCTGCCCCCCGACAACTACCTGGCCGCCTACTCGGAGAAGATAACTGGGAAGATCGTGAGGGGCCGGATCGCCGGGCTGGAGGGGATCCGGGTCAGGGCCCTCTTCCGGTGGTGGTCTATCACCGGGATCAAGTCGAGCGGCGAGAACCTGGTCTTCGAGGTCGCCGGCGTCAGCGCCAAGTACCCCTCCAAGAACTTCGACGAGGCCCCCGCCTGCGAAGGAGGGAAGCGAAGTTCTTCTTGA